A window from Sphingopyxis alaskensis RB2256 encodes these proteins:
- a CDS encoding type II toxin-antitoxin system ParD family antitoxin, with protein MASRAEKPVTVTLGPLTRAAQDRVKSGRYASVSEVVRAGLRALEREEALLDELLKVRVAEALADPRPVQPAEDVRTALAARHAKRTGKPA; from the coding sequence ATGGCCTCGCGCGCCGAAAAGCCCGTCACCGTCACCCTCGGCCCGCTCACCCGCGCCGCGCAGGATCGCGTCAAATCGGGCCGCTACGCCTCGGTCAGCGAGGTCGTCCGCGCGGGCCTGCGCGCGCTCGAGCGCGAGGAAGCGCTGCTCGACGAACTGCTCAAGGTCCGCGTTGCCGAAGCCCTCGCCGACCCTCGCCCCGTCCAGCCCGCCGAAGACGTCCGCACCGCCCTCGCCGCCCGCCACGCCAAGCGGACGGGCAAGCCCGCTTGA
- the tcmP gene encoding three-Cys-motif partner protein TcmP produces the protein MAIDSAHYIGREQALVKHTFLDRYLPSLIGKVCSRYDEFVYVDGFAGPWQSAAGESFDDTSFGIALTHMTAQRLLYLSKGRNIRMRAFLVEKDPSSFAQLERAIARFPKIEIIPLNGLMEAHAARIASCIPQSAFSFTLIDPKGFPDIGAMLPLLKREHAEALVNFMFDFANRFAGTDLIPALEDWLSALGSVGWRQEVEGLSGSERERKLERLAAEALQITGAYSFSPVITVDKVLHNRPLYKLIFLSRHAEGLKVFRDSEAKALDTQATARSASKAKKRAESSPIGDLFADGEDAVPNDRSSQVIRQSRQDAIRALGAQIMTAGSSGMVWGNLWPPILEDFSVTRSWLGHQVNDMRKAGRILAPGWPSERKQIPEDSQRLILAQAVSPT, from the coding sequence ATGGCAATTGACTCCGCACATTATATTGGGCGTGAGCAAGCGCTCGTAAAGCACACATTTCTTGATCGATATCTTCCATCTCTAATTGGAAAAGTGTGCTCACGATACGACGAGTTCGTCTATGTCGATGGCTTTGCCGGTCCTTGGCAATCTGCCGCGGGAGAAAGCTTCGACGATACTTCATTTGGTATCGCGCTTACTCACATGACGGCGCAGCGCCTTCTATACCTCAGTAAAGGTCGAAATATAAGAATGCGAGCATTCCTCGTGGAAAAGGACCCTAGCTCATTTGCGCAACTGGAACGCGCCATAGCGCGGTTTCCAAAAATTGAGATTATTCCTTTAAATGGGTTGATGGAGGCGCATGCCGCAAGGATCGCTTCGTGCATTCCACAATCAGCGTTCTCCTTTACACTGATTGACCCCAAAGGATTTCCAGATATCGGAGCAATGCTCCCTCTTCTTAAGAGGGAACATGCAGAAGCACTCGTTAATTTCATGTTCGATTTTGCTAATCGGTTTGCAGGTACTGACCTTATACCAGCGTTAGAAGATTGGCTTTCCGCATTGGGAAGCGTGGGTTGGCGCCAAGAGGTCGAGGGGCTCTCAGGCTCCGAGCGCGAACGGAAGCTAGAAAGATTGGCTGCCGAAGCATTACAGATTACCGGCGCTTACTCGTTTTCACCTGTTATTACGGTGGACAAAGTTCTTCATAATCGGCCGCTGTACAAGCTAATCTTTCTTTCAAGGCATGCCGAAGGCTTGAAGGTCTTCCGAGACAGCGAGGCGAAAGCGCTGGACACGCAAGCAACGGCTCGGTCTGCATCAAAAGCAAAGAAGAGGGCCGAAAGCTCGCCAATTGGAGATTTGTTTGCCGACGGGGAAGATGCGGTACCAAATGATCGAAGCTCTCAGGTGATCAGGCAAAGCCGGCAAGATGCCATTCGTGCCCTTGGAGCGCAAATAATGACCGCCGGCTCAAGCGGAATGGTTTGGGGAAACCTTTGGCCTCCTATCCTAGAGGATTTTTCCGTCACGCGATCTTGGCTTGGCCACCAAGTGAATGACATGCGTAAAGCGGGCCGGATTTTAGCACCGGGGTGGCCAAGCGAACGAAAGCAGATCCCCGAGGACAGCCAACGCTTGATTTTGGCCCAAGCCGTCTCGCCCACCTAG